One genomic window of Gemmatimonadota bacterium includes the following:
- a CDS encoding ATP-binding protein produces the protein EDPLRIANPIYAEVVPRELTYAAQVGLNEDTAWYVNADGSLNVVKLMTAFQTFFREHSEHWVARFQYQEAGPQLLLQAFLQRIVNSGGRIEREYGLGRGRTDLLILWPQGDQTRKIVIECKLLHKSLDQTIADGLEQTAEYMDRCDAEAGHLVIFDRREGRRWADKVFRDRRTSSSGVEIEVWGM, from the coding sequence CCGAAGATCCACTCCGTATTGCCAATCCGATCTATGCAGAAGTCGTCCCGCGCGAATTGACCTACGCAGCCCAGGTGGGACTCAACGAGGATACAGCATGGTACGTCAATGCCGATGGCAGTTTGAATGTGGTGAAATTAATGACCGCGTTTCAGACCTTCTTCCGCGAGCACTCAGAGCACTGGGTAGCGCGATTCCAATATCAGGAGGCAGGGCCGCAACTTTTGCTCCAGGCATTTCTCCAGCGCATTGTGAACAGCGGTGGACGCATTGAACGGGAGTATGGTTTGGGGCGTGGACGCACCGATCTGCTCATCTTATGGCCTCAGGGCGATCAGACGCGCAAAATTGTGATTGAGTGCAAACTTCTCCACAAGAGTCTGGATCAGACCATTGCCGATGGCCTGGAACAGACCGCGGAGTACATGGATCGGTGCGATGCGGAGGCGGGTCATCTGGTGATTTTTGACCGTCGTGAAGGGAGACGTTGGGCGGACAAAGTATTCCGCGATCGCCGGACATCAAGTAGTGGAGTCGAGATTGAGGTGTGGGGAATGTGA
- a CDS encoding peptidase dimerization domain-containing protein — protein MGVAPAAGAVAAKTVLENLKSPGQVIYYGCPAEETLAGKVYMARDGAFRDLDAVLAWHPGSGTGVSNYGGSSLDSLVYEFFGKTSHGASAHNGRSALDGVMLMDVAANYLREHVPENVRIHSVIRDGGDAPNVVPAYAKVWYYVRGKDREQVNKIRKRLNKCARGAAMATETTMKWHRITAVYPRLPNDVMCETVRQNLKLFGPPRASKKDKERVKELGYKGEFDGKIKMGKGSQGRGSSDEDNVSWLAPMGRFQMVCYTKGTPGHHRDMTAQAVMPFAERAVLQTAKVFAKSAIDLILDKKVLQAARAEFVKGTKEFEYDPLIPKRQKVPVDPP, from the coding sequence TTGGGCGTTGCCCCGGCCGCAGGTGCGGTTGCTGCAAAAACAGTATTGGAAAATTTGAAGTCACCCGGTCAGGTCATCTATTACGGCTGTCCGGCTGAAGAGACGCTGGCGGGTAAAGTGTATATGGCCCGCGATGGCGCGTTTCGAGATCTGGATGCGGTGCTGGCGTGGCATCCGGGATCGGGTACGGGTGTTAGCAATTATGGCGGTTCGTCGCTGGATTCGTTGGTCTATGAGTTTTTTGGCAAGACGTCTCACGGCGCGAGTGCTCACAATGGGCGCAGTGCATTGGATGGTGTGATGTTGATGGATGTTGCGGCGAATTATTTGCGCGAACACGTTCCCGAAAATGTGCGTATCCACTCCGTGATTCGAGACGGTGGAGATGCGCCCAATGTGGTACCGGCTTATGCGAAGGTGTGGTACTATGTGCGGGGGAAGGATCGTGAACAGGTGAATAAAATACGCAAGCGATTGAACAAATGCGCCAGGGGTGCGGCGATGGCTACAGAAACGACTATGAAATGGCATCGTATCACGGCTGTGTATCCGCGTTTGCCAAATGATGTGATGTGCGAAACTGTACGTCAAAACCTCAAATTATTTGGTCCGCCGCGCGCTTCTAAAAAAGATAAGGAACGCGTAAAGGAATTGGGATACAAAGGTGAATTTGATGGGAAGATCAAAATGGGGAAGGGGTCACAGGGGCGCGGGTCTTCGGATGAAGATAATGTGTCGTGGCTGGCACCGATGGGTCGGTTTCAGATGGTGTGTTATACAAAGGGCACGCCGGGCCATCACCGCGATATGACCGCGCAGGCAGTAATGCCTTTTGCCGAGCGCGCGGTTTTGCAAACGGCCAAGGTGTTTGCAAAATCGGCTATTGATCTGATTTTGGACAAAAAGGTGTTGCAAGCAGCCCGTGCAGAATTTGTGAAGGGAACAAAGGAGTTTGAGTACGATCCACTGATTCCGAAACGCCAGAAGGTTCCCGTGGATCCTCCATAG
- a CDS encoding zinc-binding alcohol dehydrogenase, with amino-acid sequence MKAQRLICTDVRRIELEDFDLPRVPDNGILVQNDYTAMSVGTEIYNYAHGGEPSRARTFPRPTGYCNTGVVIEVGNDVKGIEPGDRISAQGNHASHAVISGNFLKTPEGVSPRSAAFMVMCAIAMHGHRVGRPELGEVVAITGMGIVGQLAATFARLAGALPVIAIDLDDFRLGKARDRGADICVNPNTAGDVAEVVREHCVGDGVDLVIEATGIPAVYPMALTLPRLGGRLVALGSPRGTVEVSFLPEIHLREITILGAHQPKTPDNDHIYYPWSKRRDRELILRLMAAGKLPIEDLITHVVHPVDCQTTYDMLADNPREVLGVVFEWR; translated from the coding sequence TTGAAAGCACAACGATTAATATGTACAGATGTCCGGCGGATTGAATTGGAAGACTTTGATCTACCGCGTGTGCCGGATAATGGCATTTTGGTGCAGAATGATTATACCGCCATGAGTGTTGGTACGGAAATTTACAATTATGCGCACGGGGGTGAACCGTCGCGTGCAAGGACATTTCCGCGGCCAACAGGGTATTGCAATACGGGTGTGGTGATCGAGGTGGGCAATGATGTGAAGGGGATAGAACCAGGTGATCGCATTTCCGCGCAGGGCAATCACGCCAGTCATGCGGTTATAAGTGGGAATTTTCTCAAGACTCCCGAAGGTGTTTCGCCCAGGTCCGCGGCTTTTATGGTTATGTGTGCGATTGCCATGCACGGGCATCGGGTTGGACGGCCAGAATTGGGTGAGGTTGTTGCGATTACTGGTATGGGTATTGTGGGCCAGTTGGCTGCGACCTTTGCGCGGTTGGCTGGCGCGCTTCCGGTTATTGCGATTGATCTGGATGATTTTCGATTGGGTAAGGCGAGAGACAGGGGGGCAGATATTTGTGTCAATCCCAATACCGCGGGGGATGTCGCCGAAGTGGTGCGCGAGCATTGCGTGGGCGATGGTGTCGATCTGGTCATTGAAGCGACAGGTATTCCCGCGGTTTATCCCATGGCGCTGACTTTGCCGCGGTTGGGGGGGCGTCTGGTCGCGCTGGGGTCTCCGCGAGGTACCGTGGAAGTGAGTTTTTTGCCCGAGATTCACTTGCGCGAGATCACGATTCTGGGCGCGCATCAGCCCAAGACGCCGGATAATGACCATATTTATTATCCGTGGAGCAAGCGCAGAGATCGCGAGTTGATTTTGCGTTTGATGGCTGCGGGCAAGTTGCCTATCGAAGATTTGATTACCCATGTTGTCCATCCCGTCGATTGCCAGACTACCTACGACATGCTCGCCGATAACCCGAGAGAAGTGTTGGGCGTGGTATTTGAGTGGAGGTGA